TGGTGCCGATTTGGATGGAGCAAGAGAgacatttttccttttcaataTTTACGGGATGAAAAGTATATAAGAAAAGTTAACTTCTCTTTCTTAGAATTACTTCATAAAGGCACATATATGTATGAAATTAGGGGCCATAGATCACTCACGTAGCGTCCCCTGGGCCGTGGTCGGCTCACGGATGCAGTCTGGTTGCAGACGGGCGTGTAGAGGCTGTACATGTCGATGTTGCCCTGCTCCGTTGCGGCGGTGTCCTGCGCGGCGTTGCACGCCGGCGAAGGGTGAATGAAGGAGTCATGCAGGCAGGACGCCTTGAGAAGGCGGTAGGTGTCATCGGAGATCAGACCGTGGTTCCACCAGGACTCGAAGGTGCCCACATAGTCATGGTAGTCGTCGATCAGGCCGTTACCCACCTTCATACAATTAGTCAGGTGGCTTGGTTTAAATTTGTGTGGTTACAACATATATTGACATATTTTTTATGGGCGTTGTGGAAGGGACGAGGAAATGTAGGGAGTACCATGAATCCTTTGAAGTTGATGATGGGTTTGCTCATGCCTTTGTTTTTCCGGTAGACAAGCTGGGATAACTCTGGGACATAGTGCCCTGTAGGACAGTAGGAGTTTGGGTTATTACCACATTATTATAACAACTTTCAATATTAAGAAAAGCAGAGTAAATTAAACATAATTCCTACCTGCATAGCTCTCGCCAGCAATGTAGAAGTCGCGGTACTTGTAATGCGGGAACTTCTCGAACCAATTCGCCAGGAAAGTATACGAGTCATGAGCTATAAtataaatttgtccaaaaaaacattttaaatTCCATGCATGGAACATTATTGTCTGATGTACATCATTCATAACTAGCTTGTAGCAGAGTATAACATTTATCGGGTAACTTGCCTGTTCTATTGTCCCCAGAGGTGTAGAGGTCTGAGCTGGTGTTGGTGTAAGAGAACCCAACGCCGGCCGGCGAGTCCAAGAACAAGATGTTAGCCACTGCACTCAATCATACATGATACATCCACACTTCATTAATTAATTCTCCAACACAAGAAACAAACTTACTCTAATTAACATCACAATGCTTCTTCCGATCAAGCAATATATTTGGGCCTGATCATAATTCATATTAAGTACCTTTGTTCCAGCGATACTGGTTCAAGACGAGGTTGGCGCCGTCGGGCCGGATGCGGAATGCCCCGAGCTCCTCGGACGCGCCGTACGCGACGGAGGAGCACCCGGGCCCGCCGTTCAGCCACAGCACCAGCGGCGCCGGCTGGGCCTCCTCCGGCGCTTCCTGCAGCAGGTAGAAGAGCGACCGTCCGGCGGCCTTGTCCACCGTGATGTACCCTGAGTACATGTCGAAGTCCACCGCCGGCTGGCCCGGCAGACGGGCTATGCGGTCCGCGGCATGGTCCTCacttgccgccgctgccaacGCCAACAAGGCTGCTAGAGCTAGAGCTAGAGCTAGAGGGTAATGGCCGCCTGTCATTGTTTTCATTCTCAGGTTGTGTTGTAAATGGCAGAATTAATGCTCAATTAATTGGTTATAGTCTTATAGAGAAGGGGTAGCTAGCATATATATAGAGTGATTAGAAATAACTAGAGGGAAGTTGATGTCATTGTTTTGGTTTGGACCGCACGCTTTCCTGATGTTATTTTGCTTATTTTATATGGCCATTTCAGTTCATTCAACAAATCTGACCACGACAAGAAATACAAATTTAGAGTTGTGATATGACATTGTTACTCAGTTACACGGATGTGTCAAGAGGAAGGCCGGGGTTGTTCCTCCTTTTCGGAAAGAAAGATGCATGTCAAGAGGAAGGAACCAACTTAATGGAATAAGAAAAGGAACTAGGTGTTGGTTGCTTGTAAGCCATTTTAGCCAGCTGGTTCGTTTCCAATCTTCTGCTTTGGGTTGGGTTAGCTAAATGAAGTTGTTCTTTAGCCAGCTGATTCGTTTCCAATATTCAGTTTCCTGAGGATGGATCAGTTTGTTGTTACTAAATCGTGACATGCTGATGTTAAATTCATAAGTTATCGCATAATTAATAATCGCAATTGTAAAGCTGGTGTAAATAAGTAGAGGGAAGGGGTAGCATATAGAGAAGGGGTAGCACATAGTGAGTGGAAATAAGTAGAGGGAAGTAGACGTCATTGTTTTGGTTTGGACCGCACGCTTTCCTGATGTTATTGtgcttattttattttatggcTATTTCAGTTCATTCAACAAACCTGATCACGACAAGAAATACTATTTAAGAGTAGTGATCATATGACACTGTTATTTCAGTTACAGAGAGTTGAAGAGGAAGGAACCGAATTAATGGAAAAAAGGAAACTGTGTTGATTACTTGCAAGCGCCATTTCAGCCAGATGGTTCGTTTCTAGTCCTATGCTTTGGGCTGGGTTAGCTAAGTAAAGTTGCTCTTTAGACATAGATGCGGTTAGTATATATTCAGTTTCCTGAGGATCGATCAGTTTGTTGTTACTAAAACAAACGTTATTAAAATAATCAAAGGGAAGTTGATGTCATTGTTTTGATTTGGACCGCACGCTTTCCTGATGAGTTTATTTTATGTCTGTTTCAGTTCACTCAACAAATCTGATCACGACAAGAAATACTATTTAAGAGTTGTGATATGGCATCGTTATTTCAGTTACAGAGAGGTGAAGAGGAAGGAACCGAAATAATGGAAGAAAAGAAGCTGTGTGTTCGTTGCTTTGTAAGCCATTTTAGCCAGATgcatggttcgtttctattACACTATGATTTGGGTTCGGTTAGCTGATTAAGTAATTAAAGTTGTTCTTTAAACATATATGCGTTAGTATATATTCAGTTTCCTGAGGATCAGCTTGCTGAGATTAATTCATAAGTTATCGCAGAATAACCGCAATTTGGTGTCATGCTTCAGCGGATTGATACGTAACgcactctctccgtttcaaaTTATAAGTTGCTCTAACCgcaattttttcctttttttagaatacagtaattttttccttttttttgagacGCAATTTTTTTCTGGGATTCTATAATTTCATAAATGAAATTCGGCATCATGGGCCGAACTGCAAGGCCGATTTTTGGCGCGCGTCTTCTGCCCCTCTCTCCTCTTGGGCATTGACCCATTCATTTCCGGCCAAGCTTTCCTCCGCCTGCCGCAGCCCCTTGGGCGGAAGCCCTTCGACATGCTTCCCTAGCCCATCTTGCGTCTTGCTTTCCTGCCGAGTCCCGCGGCCCAGCCAAACGCCACGGTATGAATTTCTGACACCTTCCATTCCCACGCGAGAAAATATCTACCAACTTGAGCCATGTCGCTGCATATGTCAAATCTATCTACATATTggaagccattttatag
The Brachypodium distachyon strain Bd21 chromosome 2, Brachypodium_distachyon_v3.0, whole genome shotgun sequence genome window above contains:
- the LOC100846804 gene encoding serine carboxypeptidase 2 translates to MKTMTGGHYPLALALALAALLALAAAASEDHAADRIARLPGQPAVDFDMYSGYITVDKAAGRSLFYLLQEAPEEAQPAPLVLWLNGGPGCSSVAYGASEELGAFRIRPDGANLVLNQYRWNKVANILFLDSPAGVGFSYTNTSSDLYTSGDNRTAHDSYTFLANWFEKFPHYKYRDFYIAGESYAGHYVPELSQLVYRKNKGMSKPIINFKGFMVGNGLIDDYHDYVGTFESWWNHGLISDDTYRLLKASCLHDSFIHPSPACNAAQDTAATEQGNIDMYSLYTPVCNQTASVSRPRPRGRYPWMSGSYDPCTERYSTVYYNRPEVQRALHANVTGINYTWATCSDTINKNWGDAPRSMLPIYKELIQAGLRIWVFSGDTDAVVPLTATRYSIDALDLPTTIGWYPWSDSKEVGGWSQVYKGLTLVTIRGAGHEVPLHRPRQALIMFQNFLRGMPLPRQTSNGTMA